One Actinoplanes missouriensis 431 DNA segment encodes these proteins:
- the sbnA gene encoding 2,3-diaminopropionate biosynthesis protein SbnA has translation MQSWFAATPVVRLDDDAVDLFAKLEFSNPNGSAKDRSAYWILKRGIERGEITEDTTVVESSSGNFALSMASFCRALGLSFIPVIDPNCNPATEGSLRALCDHVEKVTVPDEAGGYLRTRLDRVAQLRDQLKNAFWPDQYGSADAAEAHYALTGGEVLREFDELDYLFVGVGTGGTISGLSRRLKQRFPEVTVVAVDAVGSAIFGQEPAVRRIPGIGSSIVPGLLKSALIDDVQFVSELDTVAGCRQLMRRSGLYAGGSTGSVYAAIQRYFGARSESGGRKRSVLFLCADRGTAYAETVYNDAWVSKFLGDPDPDPFRPIPLSPVH, from the coding sequence ATGCAGTCCTGGTTCGCGGCCACTCCGGTGGTCAGGCTGGACGACGACGCGGTCGATCTCTTCGCCAAACTGGAATTCAGCAATCCGAACGGAAGCGCCAAGGACCGTTCGGCGTACTGGATCCTGAAGCGGGGCATCGAGCGCGGTGAGATCACCGAGGACACCACCGTCGTGGAGTCCTCCTCCGGCAACTTCGCCTTGTCCATGGCTTCCTTCTGCCGGGCGCTCGGCCTTTCCTTCATCCCGGTCATCGACCCGAACTGCAACCCGGCGACCGAGGGCTCCCTGCGCGCACTGTGCGACCACGTCGAGAAGGTGACGGTTCCGGACGAGGCCGGCGGCTATCTGCGAACCCGCCTGGATCGTGTGGCGCAGCTCCGTGACCAGCTGAAAAACGCCTTCTGGCCGGATCAGTACGGTAGCGCCGACGCGGCCGAGGCGCACTACGCCCTGACCGGCGGCGAGGTGCTCCGCGAGTTCGACGAGCTGGACTACCTGTTCGTCGGGGTGGGCACCGGCGGCACCATCTCCGGGTTGTCGCGCCGCCTCAAGCAGCGCTTCCCCGAGGTGACGGTGGTCGCGGTCGACGCGGTGGGGTCCGCCATCTTCGGCCAGGAGCCGGCCGTGCGGCGCATCCCCGGAATCGGGTCGAGCATCGTTCCGGGATTGCTGAAAAGCGCGCTGATAGACGACGTGCAGTTCGTCTCGGAGCTGGACACGGTGGCCGGTTGCCGGCAACTCATGCGGCGCAGCGGACTCTATGCCGGTGGCTCCACCGGAAGTGTCTACGCGGCGATTCAGCGCTACTTCGGCGCACGTTCGGAGAGTGGCGGCAGGAAGCGATCGGTGCTGTTCCTCTGCGCTGACCGGGGAACCGCCTACGCCGAAACCGTCTACAACGACGCGTGGGTCTCAAAATTCCTCGGCGATCCCGATCCGGATCCGTTTCGGCCGATTCCCCTGTCTCCGGTTCATTGA
- a CDS encoding condensation domain-containing protein, giving the protein MGELEERLARLPAHKRALLAAALGRRTRTGLAGDGGPAGGGPGGGGPAGEVPGESPADLTHRQRELWQRWSAAPGSGAWHWPLVGLIRGDLDPAALESALRQVLDRHTVLRTGYRHDGERLLAVLHPARSFPFEVVDLTASDGAAALESALETVDTPIDLTSAPPGRARLIRLGSGEHLLALAVHHIATDYESTELIFEEWIAAYLGAPLEPVPQFPPYAREQNAALAAGRLAEGLDRWRDRLHDLDLSTVLRDPDESGQSRRLYWRLPVPLVQRIHELAEDRRLTPFMIIAAGVGTTLAVHEGRDETVLGVPAPNRPGVQVERLIGCLANPILVRVRAHPGATLDDVLEGVREESVAAYEEQDIPYAEVVARLLGEPAKPAAALPRFTFAYHCGNEPVTAGALELNRADIIPQGVRADLALSLRYDPEGIDVVAEFDPVALTTDDARVVVTWLAHVLDTLTTAPGTTVRDLAGRLRSGGLPLIEPAPVHEPVRARPSWKQA; this is encoded by the coding sequence ATGGGAGAACTCGAAGAGCGCCTGGCCCGGCTGCCGGCACACAAGCGGGCATTGCTCGCGGCCGCTCTCGGCCGGCGGACACGAACCGGCCTCGCGGGCGACGGCGGTCCGGCCGGCGGCGGTCCGGGCGGCGGCGGTCCGGCCGGCGAGGTCCCGGGCGAGTCGCCGGCCGACCTGACCCACCGGCAGCGGGAGCTGTGGCAGCGCTGGTCAGCCGCACCCGGCTCGGGCGCCTGGCATTGGCCGCTCGTCGGGCTGATCCGCGGCGACCTCGACCCGGCGGCACTGGAGTCGGCATTGCGGCAGGTGCTGGACCGGCACACGGTTCTGCGGACCGGTTACCGCCATGACGGCGAGCGCCTGCTGGCCGTGCTGCACCCGGCGCGATCCTTCCCCTTCGAGGTCGTCGACCTCACCGCGAGCGACGGCGCCGCGGCCCTCGAGTCGGCGCTGGAGACCGTCGACACCCCGATCGATCTCACCAGCGCCCCGCCGGGACGGGCACGCCTGATCCGGCTCGGCTCCGGCGAGCACCTGCTCGCTCTGGCGGTCCACCACATCGCCACCGACTACGAGTCGACCGAGCTGATCTTCGAGGAGTGGATCGCGGCCTATCTGGGGGCGCCCCTGGAGCCGGTGCCGCAGTTCCCGCCGTACGCCCGTGAGCAGAACGCGGCCCTGGCCGCCGGCCGGCTCGCCGAAGGGCTGGACCGGTGGCGGGATCGCCTGCACGACCTCGACCTGTCCACCGTCCTGCGCGACCCGGACGAGTCCGGGCAGAGCCGCCGCCTCTACTGGCGGCTGCCGGTCCCGCTGGTGCAGCGGATCCACGAGCTGGCCGAGGACCGGCGGCTCACCCCGTTCATGATCATCGCCGCGGGGGTGGGTACGACATTGGCCGTGCACGAGGGCCGGGACGAGACAGTCCTCGGCGTGCCGGCGCCCAACCGGCCCGGCGTCCAGGTGGAGCGGCTGATCGGCTGCCTGGCCAACCCGATCCTGGTCCGGGTCCGCGCCCACCCCGGCGCCACCCTGGACGACGTGCTCGAAGGGGTACGCGAGGAGTCCGTCGCCGCCTATGAGGAGCAGGACATCCCGTACGCCGAAGTCGTCGCCCGTCTGCTCGGTGAACCGGCGAAGCCGGCCGCCGCCCTGCCCCGCTTCACGTTCGCCTACCACTGCGGCAACGAACCGGTCACCGCCGGCGCCCTCGAACTGAACCGGGCCGACATCATCCCCCAGGGTGTGCGAGCCGACCTCGCGCTGTCGCTGCGTTACGACCCGGAGGGCATCGACGTGGTGGCCGAGTTCGATCCCGTCGCCCTCACCACCGACGACGCCCGGGTGGTCGTCACCTGGCTGGCGCACGTCCTCGACACCCTCACCACCGCCCCCGGGACCACCGTGCGGGACCTGGCCGGGCGGCTGCGGTCCGGAGGGCTCCCGCTCATCGAGCCCGCCCCGGTGCACGAGCCGGTGCGGGCCCGTCCCTCCTGGAAGCAGGCATGA
- a CDS encoding GNAT family N-acetyltransferase gives MGDVLTLESVTPDNYDACVSLEVHPEQAGFVAPNVDSLARAYVWPDGEARLVCLDGTPVGFVLFHPIDEKAPERGHSIVRFMIDQRFQGRGLGRRALAAALDWIAEHQRVDTVQLSVEPDNVKALAFYRAAGFTETGEVDEGELVLRRTLR, from the coding sequence ATGGGTGACGTCCTCACACTGGAATCGGTGACGCCGGACAACTACGACGCCTGCGTCAGCCTCGAGGTCCATCCCGAGCAGGCCGGATTCGTGGCGCCCAACGTCGACTCCCTGGCCCGCGCCTATGTGTGGCCCGACGGCGAGGCCCGGCTGGTCTGCCTCGACGGGACCCCGGTCGGCTTCGTCCTGTTCCACCCGATCGACGAGAAGGCCCCCGAGCGGGGGCACAGCATCGTCCGCTTCATGATCGATCAACGGTTCCAGGGGCGGGGTCTCGGCCGCCGGGCGCTGGCCGCCGCCCTGGACTGGATCGCCGAGCATCAGCGGGTGGACACCGTCCAGCTCAGCGTCGAGCCGGACAACGTGAAGGCACTGGCCTTCTACCGGGCCGCCGGCTTCACCGAGACCGGCGAGGTCGACGAGGGTGAGCTGGTGCTGCGCCGGACGCTCCGGTGA
- a CDS encoding L,D-transpeptidase, with translation MIKRRKVIIGTMGAAAAAAAAGCSSRGSTAGAGSTTWVEPVANVEQPAAATATPVSVIVTPETGATEVSPLKPIVVTVQDGTLKSVKVTAAKAKVDGEMQSDGSWKSTSDLAYGKKYKVTAEAADGLGVTTTKEFTFTTLKPEAVAKVTFQANAMVALQEGKTYGVGQPVIVAFSRAVNKAAAEKAIEITTSPSVEGKFYWKDDRTVHWRPAKYWAAGTRIKVSVNAFGQKLGKKTYGSKNVSTSFKIGRELIAISDNRTHMTKVYIDGKLVRTMKSSLGKGGGTTGANGQKVSYWTAGGPHVVLGKKRKHTMSSASYGVTDKNDPNYYVSENIEFCTRISYSGEYLHAAPWNGSLGRANLSHGCINLSTADAKWVYNNFILGDIVDVKNTPRELPIWNGLGDWTVSFDRYGRD, from the coding sequence ATGATCAAGCGACGTAAGGTCATCATCGGCACGATGGGCGCGGCGGCAGCCGCCGCTGCCGCCGGGTGCTCCTCGCGCGGCAGCACGGCGGGCGCCGGCAGCACCACCTGGGTCGAGCCGGTGGCGAACGTCGAGCAGCCCGCCGCGGCCACGGCCACGCCGGTCTCGGTGATCGTCACGCCGGAGACCGGCGCCACCGAGGTCTCCCCGCTGAAGCCGATCGTGGTCACGGTCCAGGACGGCACGCTGAAGTCGGTCAAGGTCACCGCCGCCAAGGCGAAGGTCGACGGCGAGATGCAGAGCGACGGCTCCTGGAAGTCGACGAGCGACCTGGCCTACGGCAAGAAGTACAAGGTGACCGCGGAGGCCGCCGACGGCCTGGGCGTGACCACCACCAAGGAGTTCACCTTCACCACGCTGAAGCCGGAGGCCGTCGCGAAGGTGACGTTCCAGGCCAACGCGATGGTCGCGCTCCAGGAGGGCAAGACCTACGGCGTCGGCCAGCCGGTGATCGTGGCGTTCAGCCGCGCGGTCAACAAAGCGGCGGCGGAGAAGGCCATCGAGATCACCACCTCGCCGTCGGTCGAGGGCAAGTTCTACTGGAAGGACGACCGGACCGTCCACTGGCGCCCGGCGAAATACTGGGCGGCCGGCACCCGGATCAAGGTCAGCGTCAACGCGTTCGGCCAGAAACTGGGCAAGAAGACGTACGGGTCGAAGAACGTCTCGACCTCGTTCAAGATCGGCCGAGAGTTGATCGCGATCAGCGACAACCGGACCCACATGACCAAGGTCTACATCGACGGCAAGCTGGTCCGCACGATGAAGAGCAGCCTCGGCAAGGGCGGCGGCACGACCGGCGCGAACGGCCAGAAGGTCAGCTACTGGACCGCCGGCGGCCCGCACGTCGTCCTCGGCAAGAAGCGCAAGCACACGATGAGCTCCGCCAGCTACGGCGTCACCGACAAGAACGACCCGAACTACTACGTGTCGGAGAACATCGAGTTCTGCACCCGGATCAGCTACTCCGGCGAGTACCTGCACGCCGCGCCCTGGAACGGCTCGCTGGGCCGGGCGAACCTGTCGCACGGCTGCATCAACCTCAGCACCGCCGACGCCAAGTGGGTCTACAACAACTTCATCCTCGGCGACATCGTCGACGTGAAGAACACCCCGCGCGAGCTGCCCATCTGGAACGGCCTCGGCGACTGGACGGTCTCCTTCGACAGGTACGGCCGGGACTAG
- a CDS encoding SDR family NAD(P)-dependent oxidoreductase, whose protein sequence is MTITLITGANKGLGFEAARRLVDAGHTVYAAARDAGRGRVAAEKLGARFVQLDVTDDASVAAAADLVRAQSGHLDVLINNAGIAGVGKLGERIGEITGDDLQKTFQTNTFGPVRVTNAFLPLLLAGDSPVIVNVSSGLGSVAVCADPERIESRVVTLDYNASKAALVMVTAQYAKAFPAIRVNVVDPGYTATDLNGHSGPQTSEEGAEILVRMATIGPDGPTGGFFDRHGTVPW, encoded by the coding sequence ATGACGATCACATTGATCACCGGAGCCAACAAGGGTCTCGGTTTCGAAGCCGCCCGCCGGCTCGTCGACGCCGGGCACACCGTCTATGCCGCGGCGCGCGACGCCGGGCGGGGCCGGGTCGCCGCCGAGAAGCTGGGCGCCCGGTTCGTCCAGCTCGACGTCACCGACGACGCCTCGGTCGCGGCCGCCGCCGACCTGGTCCGGGCGCAGAGCGGCCACCTCGACGTACTGATCAACAACGCCGGCATCGCGGGCGTCGGCAAGCTGGGGGAGCGGATCGGCGAGATCACCGGGGACGACCTGCAGAAGACCTTCCAGACCAACACCTTCGGCCCGGTACGGGTGACCAACGCCTTCCTCCCGCTGCTGCTCGCCGGCGATTCCCCGGTCATCGTCAACGTCAGCAGCGGTCTCGGATCGGTGGCCGTCTGCGCCGACCCCGAGCGGATCGAGTCCCGGGTGGTCACCCTCGACTACAACGCCTCGAAGGCCGCCCTGGTCATGGTGACCGCGCAGTACGCGAAGGCGTTCCCGGCGATCCGCGTCAACGTGGTCGACCCCGGTTACACCGCCACCGACCTGAACGGGCACTCCGGGCCGCAGACCAGCGAGGAGGGCGCCGAGATCCTGGTGCGGATGGCGACGATCGGCCCGGACGGCCCGACCGGCGGCTTCTTCGACCGGCACGGGACGGTCCCCTGGTAG
- a CDS encoding helix-turn-helix domain-containing protein, which yields MSGSRELGRTLRGWRDRTTPQSAGVPAGGVRRAAGLRREELAQLAGLSVDYIVRLEQGRATSPSAQVLSALARALRLTVAEREHLYVLAGQVAPGPGRISAHIPPGVRRLIDQLDGVALTVCDAAWNIILWNPLAAALTGDFSALSGHERNVAWREFTGMPSRIHCTPEQTASFRVSLVTDLRAAIARYPSDTGLRDLVTGLRDASADFTRLWDGGAVGVHGSNSKTVRHPEAGTFVVDCDVLMAPGSDVKIVAYSAAGGSDAAERLRLLSVIGTQSLAHH from the coding sequence ATGAGTGGCTCGCGGGAACTGGGCAGGACGCTGCGTGGCTGGCGGGACCGCACGACACCGCAGTCGGCAGGTGTCCCCGCCGGCGGTGTCCGCCGCGCGGCCGGGCTGCGGCGCGAGGAACTGGCGCAGCTGGCCGGCCTGTCGGTGGACTACATCGTGCGGCTGGAGCAGGGGCGGGCCACGTCCCCGTCCGCGCAGGTGCTGTCGGCGCTGGCCCGGGCGTTGCGGCTGACCGTGGCCGAGCGCGAGCACCTGTACGTGCTGGCCGGCCAGGTCGCGCCCGGGCCGGGCCGGATCTCCGCGCACATCCCGCCCGGCGTCCGCCGCCTGATCGACCAGCTCGACGGCGTCGCACTGACCGTCTGTGACGCCGCGTGGAACATCATCCTGTGGAACCCGCTCGCCGCGGCCCTCACCGGGGACTTCTCCGCGCTGAGCGGGCACGAGCGCAACGTGGCCTGGCGGGAGTTCACCGGCATGCCGAGCCGGATCCACTGCACGCCCGAGCAGACCGCGTCGTTCCGGGTGTCGCTGGTGACCGACCTGCGGGCCGCGATCGCCCGGTACCCGTCCGACACCGGCCTGCGGGACCTGGTCACCGGGCTACGGGACGCGAGCGCTGACTTCACCCGGCTCTGGGACGGCGGGGCGGTCGGCGTCCACGGCTCGAACAGCAAGACGGTGCGTCACCCGGAGGCCGGCACGTTCGTGGTCGACTGCGACGTGCTGATGGCCCCGGGCAGCGATGTCAAGATCGTCGCGTACTCGGCGGCGGGCGGCAGCGACGCGGCGGAGCGGCTCCGGTTGCTGAGCGTGATCGGCACCCAGAGCCTGGCCCACCACTGA
- a CDS encoding S8 family serine peptidase, which yields MRALTYGGKHGDTYHLDLDLDLMVVRTRSRRPIMVDGWDPILSFPEAGVTVYRTREPGTTAATEAATRITASLRTAPDVRFAGRVLVDGRSGEPVLYTENLFVKFEDRIPAADCRRLLDEAGLRIKSLPGYARNAYFVAAPEGTGQAVFGLARDLLDRPEVQFAHPEVVRELGRRAIAPEQWHLAATIIDGRPVDASANVAAAHATSRGRNVTIAVIDTGIDIDHEEFMSPGKVVAPRDLTGGDADPRPAAGEDHGTACAGVACADGAAGASGVAPEARLMPIRMISQLGSQQEADAFYWAARHGADVISCSWGPADGAWWDPDDPRHAVAVPLPDSTRLAIDYAVTHGRGGKGCLVFFAAGNGNESVDLDGYASHPAVLAVAACNDRSRRSVYSDMGDAIFCAFPSSDMAFAAEGRPEPLTPGIWTTDVSGPAGYHIGEYTESFGGTSSACPGAAGVAALVLACHPGLSRSEATTVLRDSCDRIDPEGGAYSATGHSPWYGYGRLNAGTAVRLAGAACSGR from the coding sequence ATGCGCGCACTGACATATGGCGGTAAGCACGGAGACACGTACCATCTTGATCTTGATCTTGATCTGATGGTGGTCCGGACGCGCAGCCGCCGGCCGATCATGGTGGACGGCTGGGACCCGATCCTGTCGTTCCCGGAGGCCGGCGTCACGGTGTACCGGACGCGGGAACCGGGCACGACGGCGGCCACCGAGGCGGCCACCCGGATCACGGCGAGCCTGCGGACCGCGCCGGACGTCCGGTTCGCCGGCCGGGTCCTCGTCGACGGCCGCTCCGGCGAGCCGGTGCTCTACACCGAGAACCTGTTCGTGAAGTTCGAGGACCGGATCCCGGCCGCTGACTGCCGCAGGCTCCTCGACGAGGCGGGTCTGAGGATCAAGAGCCTGCCGGGGTACGCCCGGAACGCCTACTTCGTGGCGGCGCCGGAGGGAACCGGGCAGGCGGTCTTCGGGCTCGCCCGGGACCTGCTCGACCGGCCGGAGGTCCAGTTCGCCCATCCCGAGGTCGTCCGTGAGCTCGGCCGGCGGGCGATCGCGCCGGAGCAATGGCATCTGGCCGCCACGATCATCGACGGGCGGCCGGTCGACGCCTCGGCGAACGTCGCCGCCGCCCACGCCACGAGCCGAGGCCGGAACGTGACGATCGCGGTCATCGACACCGGCATCGACATCGACCACGAGGAGTTCATGTCACCCGGCAAGGTGGTGGCGCCCCGCGACCTCACCGGCGGCGACGCCGATCCGCGGCCCGCGGCCGGGGAGGACCACGGCACCGCCTGCGCCGGCGTGGCCTGCGCCGACGGTGCCGCGGGCGCCAGCGGGGTGGCGCCCGAGGCTCGCCTGATGCCGATCCGGATGATCTCCCAGCTCGGCTCGCAGCAGGAGGCCGACGCCTTCTACTGGGCGGCCAGGCACGGCGCCGACGTGATCTCGTGCAGCTGGGGACCGGCGGACGGCGCCTGGTGGGATCCGGACGATCCGCGGCACGCCGTGGCCGTGCCGCTGCCGGACAGCACCCGGCTGGCCATCGACTACGCGGTGACCCACGGCCGGGGCGGCAAGGGCTGCCTGGTCTTCTTCGCGGCCGGCAACGGCAACGAGAGCGTGGACCTCGACGGGTACGCGAGCCATCCGGCGGTCCTCGCGGTGGCGGCGTGCAACGACCGGAGTCGCCGCAGCGTCTACAGCGACATGGGTGACGCGATCTTCTGCGCGTTCCCGAGCAGCGACATGGCGTTCGCCGCGGAGGGCCGGCCGGAACCGCTGACGCCCGGTATCTGGACCACCGACGTCAGCGGCCCGGCCGGCTATCACATCGGTGAGTACACCGAGTCCTTCGGCGGGACGTCGAGCGCCTGCCCGGGCGCGGCCGGCGTGGCCGCGCTGGTCCTGGCCTGCCATCCCGGGTTGAGCCGGTCCGAGGCGACGACGGTGCTGCGCGACTCGTGCGACCGGATCGACCCGGAGGGCGGCGCCTACTCCGCGACCGGCCACAGCCCGTGGTACGGCTACGGACGGCTCAACGCCGGCACCGCCGTGCGGCTCGCCGGAGCGGCCTGTTCGGGTCGCTGA